The nucleotide window ACGACACCAAGGATCTCCCCGACCTGCGGACCGCCGCGTACACGCTCGCCCTAGAGCGCACGGCGAAGGCCCACGAGTACCGCGGGCTGTTCCCGTAACGCGGCCGTCCGTGAAGTTCTCGGTGTTCCCGATTTGCCCTCCCGGATCTGCCGGCGTCAGACCCGTCTGATCCGGTCGGCCGTGACCGCGATCGGCTCCGCGTAGTGGAGTATCGGGTCGCCGTCGGGCCGGTCGAACCCGTTCGCCGCGAACAGCGTGTTCGACCGGATCTCCGCCGTCGCCGGACGCAGCGTCCACGGCTCGTGGTCGATCTCGCCGACGTACAGTCGACCGCCCTCTCCCGCGGTGTAGAAGCGGTAGTTCTCCAGCAGGAACGCCGGCAGCGACCCCGGTTCGGGGGTGAACGCCTCGCCGGTCGGCGCGTACGTCGCGTCGAAGCGAGCGTGCGGGACGCCGCGGTGGACCCGTCGGCTCGTGAACCGGACGGAGCGCCCGTCGGCTGCGTCCCCGTCGCCGTGCCGAACGTCGGCCGCGCTCCCGTCGCCGTGCCGAACGTCGGCCGCGCTCCCGTCCCCGTGCCGAACGTCGGTCTCGGCCCGGTAGTACGGCAGCCGGAACAGGCCGCGAGCGACCGCCACGCCGAGCCGGTCGTCGGCGTCGAGGCTGTGGAAGTAGACGCCGGGTCCGTTCGGTCCCTCGACGTACGTGCGGAGGTTGAGTTCCGGGAACGACAGCCCCATCGGCACTCCCCGCGGGCGGATGTCGTCCATCACGAACGGGACGACGCCGAGGTACGCGTCGCCGTCATGGGTCGCCACGTCGAGCCCGTCGGGGAGCGCCGCCGCGACGACCTCCGGGTCGACGGGCCAGTGGGCGAACAGTCCGTCCCGCCACGTCATCTCTAACCAGCGGCGACCGATCATATCGGACGTAGGGGTTCTGTCGGCATAACCCGCACGCCGGCGGTTTCGGGCCGTCGCCGCTCGCACGTTCTGGCGGCGGTCTCGGGCCGTCGGCGCTCTCACTCCGGCGGCGCGTCGACCGCATCCGGTGCGTCCTTCCACTCCCCGAGCCCGGAGGGGTCGAGGTGGACGTGGACGTCGCCGACGTCCTCCAACCCGCGGAGGCTCGTGACGAGCTCCGTCTCCACGTCGTGGGCCTCCCGGAGGGTCATCGCCCCGTCGACCTCGACGTGGACCTCGACCTCCAGGTCCGTCCCGTCGTAGAACACGGTGAGGTCGTGGACCCCCTCGACGGCGGCGTGGTCGCGGAGGGCGGCGACGACGCGGTCGCGGTCGCCCGGTGGCGGCGCGGCTCCGACGAGGTACGTGACGTTCTCGCGGCCGATCTCGATCCCTTGGTACACGACGAGAGCGCTGACGAGCGCCCCGGCGACCGGATCGAGGACCGGGACGTTCAGTAACACGCCGAACACGCCGACCAGGGCGGCGACCGTGGTGTAGATGTCGTTGAGACTGTCGACCGCGAGGGCGTCGAGCGCGGTCGACCCGAGGTCGGCGTTCACCAGTTCCGTGTACCGGTACAGCAGGTACATGTCGGCCATCGCGAACAGCAGCGCTCCGACGAGGAGGGGGCTCGGCCGCACCTCGACCGGCCCGACGAACCCGAGCACCGACTCGCGCAACAGGAGCAGTCCGAGGATCACCACCGTCGCGCCGACGAACAGCGCCGTCAGCGGTTCGATCCGCTGGTGGCCGTGCGGGTGCGTCTCGTCCGCGCTCTCGTACCGCGAACCGCCCCAGACGAACACGACCGCGCTGGCGACGAGGTCGGCGACGGAGTGGGCGGCGTCGGCCAGGAGCGCGACGCTGCCGAACGCGAGTCCCGTCGCCCCGACGACCGCGATCTTCACCGCGTTGCCGACGACGTTGACCGCCGCCGCCCGCTGGAACCGAGCGCGGTCGCCGCTCCCGAAGGGGCTCAACATATCCGCCGATGCGACCGCGGCCCTGTTAAGCGTCCCGCGTCGCCGCGGCTTTTGCGCTCCCGCGTCGCGGCACCGTCGGAGCCCCGTCTCGGAGGGCCTCCCGCGCGCCTCGCCGTCGATGTCGTCCTCGGTCGGAGACTCCGTCGTAACGCCTAAGACCGAAACGCTCCTCGGTGACGGTAATGAATCACGATCTTTTCGCCCGAGGTGGTCCCGGTGGGCGTCGAAATTAAGGAAACGGAGGTGAGCGACGAGGATTTCAAGGAGATGAAAGGGTTCGTCCGCGACTACCTCGCGGCCAGCGTCGAGAGCGAGGACGACGGCGGACGCATGCGCTGGTACCCGTGGCACTCGTCGTCGTACCGGTTCAACCACATCCTCAACGTCGTCGACCTCGCGACCGAGATCGCCGAGGCCGAGGGGGCGGACGTCGACGTGGTCCGCGTCGCCGCCGTCTTCCACGATGTCGCGAAGCTGGAGGCCGAACAGGACGTTCACGCGGAGGCCGGCGCGCGCGTCACCCGCGAGTACCTCCAGAGCCGCGGCAACTACCCGGAGTCGTTCATCGAGGAGGTGTGCGGGGCCGTCGTCGATCACTCGTACACCGGCGACCTGGCGGCCGTGCCCTTGGAGAGCCGGTGTCTGATCGAGGCCGACGTGCTCGACAAGGTCGGCGCGAACGGCGCGGTCCTCATGCTGTTGCGGATGGGGTACGAGTCCCGGACCCACATGGACTCCGCGAAGATGGTGGACCGCGTGCTCCAGCGCGCGTACGACCACACCGAGCGCGTCGTCTCCGACACCGCCGAGAGCATCGCACACCAGCGCATCAAGCGCGTGAAGTGGCTCCGCGAGTGGCTCGAAGAGGAGGTCTCTCACATGGACGCCGAGGGAGTCACCGACCGCTGACCCTCTCAGTTCCCGCCGCCCGACTCGGCTGCGTCCGGATCGACGCGTGGTAACACCGTTTCGAGGTACCGGTCTATCCCCGTCCGCGACGGCGTCGTCCATCCTCTGTCACCGGTGGTCGCCCACCGGAACATTCCGCCGGTCGCGAACGTCTGGAGTGTCGCCGCCACCTCGCCGGGGTCGACCGCCTCGCCGCCCGGTCCGGCGGTCTCCGTCGACTCGTCGTCGCGTTGTGCCTCGGTCGCGGCCTCGCGGACGAGGCGTTCGAGGTACGCGCCGAAGACGCGGTCGCTGCGGTCGAAGTGGTCGCGGTACGCCGCGTCGCTGGCGGCCTGTGCCCGTAGCTCCGTCATCACCGTGACGAACTGCGCGTCCGGCGCGTACTCGTCGTTGAGCGAGTCTGGATCGACCGCGGCCGTGAGGTAGCCGTCGAGCTGGTCGCGAGCGGACCGGTCGAAGGCCGCCTCGGGGGCTATCTCGGTTCTTTCGCCCGCGGTTCCGTCTCTACACTCTGACGGCTCGTCGCCCTTCGACGGCGCATCTCCCTCCGACGACTCCGCGCTCCCGTCCGCGATGGATGCCTCGAACTGGTCGAGCAAGTACTCCAACAGGTCGATCAGCAGCTCGTCTTTCCCGTCGTAGTGGTGATACACGAGCGACGGGCTCTTGTCGAACTCGTCGCCGATCCGCTGGATCGTGACGTTCGCGTACCCGTGTTCGCAGAGCGCGCGGAACGCCGCACCGAGGATCGCCTGCCGGGTGTCCGACGGCTCCGCGAACGGGTCGTCCATACGGACCCGTAGGCGAGTGCGTTATATACCACTCCTGATTGAACGTTTATTCAACACGCTTATTTCTCGGGGCTCCGAGCGGACCGTATGACTCGATCCGACGCGTCACGGCACGATCGGTCGCCGCGTGCGACCAGACCCTCCCGGAAGGCCGGCGGAGGCGATCGATGAGCCGATCGACGCGGCTCGCGACGGTCGGACTCGCCGTCGTCGCCGCGGCTGCGCTCCTCGTCGGGGTCTCGCTCGCCGGCGCGGCGGCGGCGAACGCGGACGCGTCTCTCGACGGCGGTCACGCCGCGCTCTCGGGCGTCTCCTCCGGGGCCGCGGACGGCGCGGTCGCGCAGACGGGATCGGAACCGACCGACAGACAGATCCGCGGTTCCCCCGTCTTGGACCTCTTCGTCTCGCAACGGTCGGTGCCCAGCGGCGCGGAGTCGACGGTCACGGTCGACATCGTCAACACCGGCGAGATGACGATCGGCAACCAGCTCGATTCCCGGGTGACGACAGCTCGCGGACTCACCCTCGAAATCGACGACGGCGACGTACCGATCGACGTCGAGGACGGCGAGATTCCGGTCGGCGACGTGCGTACCGACGCCAGCCCGGTCTCCGTCCCGCTCGACGTGACCGTGCCCGACGACGTGCCTGACGGAACGTACGAGGTGGAGGCGACCGCCCGCTACCGGTACACCTTCGAGGTCATCCCCGAGTTCAACGACCACAAGGACCGTCGGGGGATCGAGGACTTCGACCTGACCATCGTCATCGACGACGGCGCGCGCTTCGCGGTCCTCGAAACGGACACCGACGCGCAGGTGGGCGGCAGCGGCGACGTGACGGTCACGATGGCGAACGTGGGCGACGAGACCGCCCGCGACGCCGTCGTCTCGGGAACGACGACCAGCCCGGGCGTCCAGCTCGGGTCCGGCGGGAGCGGCCAGTCGTTCGTCGGCGACTGGGCACCCGGGGAGAACCGGACGGTGACGTTCGAATCGACCGTCAGCGAGGCGTTCGGCGAGGGCGCGTACGCGCTCTCCTCGACGGTCGACTACCGGGATCCGAACGGGGTCGACGCGACCGCGGCCGCCGCGCGCGCCGGCGTCGTTCCGATCCCGGAGCAGTCGTTCTCGCTGAGCAACGTCTCGGGGACGCTCGAAGTCGGGTACTCCGGGACGGTCTCCGGTACGCTGACGAACGAGGGACCGGTCGACGTCGAGGACGCGGTCCTCGTCGCCGACTCCGGAAGCGACCGCGTGAGCCTCGGCGAGAGCCGGTACGCGCTCCCGACCATCCCGGCCGGCGAGTCCACGGAGTTCTCCTTCGACGCCGACGTGAGCGGGAGCGCCGACCCCGGCCCCCGGCAGTTCCGCTTCACCACCGAGTACGACAGCGGCGACGCGACGGTCGCCGTCGAGGAGACTCGCCGCGTCGAGGTCGCCCCGCGGCAGCCGGAGTTCGAACTCGACGTCGAGAACGCTACCGTCCCGGCGGGCGGGACCCAGCGGATCGACGTGGAGATCACGAACCGGCGGCCGGAGACGCTGTCGTCGATCAACGCCGGCCTCTACGCCGACAGCCCGCTGACGACGGTCAACGACGAGGCGTTCGTCGACGAACTGGAGCCGGGTGAATCCAGGAACATCTGGTTCGAGGTGTCGGCCGCCCCGGGCGCGAGCGTCGAGGACCACCCGATCGAACTCGACTTCCGGTACGACGACGAGCGGGGCAACGACCGCATCTCGGACGTGACGCAGGTCCCGGTGTCGGTGACCGCCCCCGTCGACGACGGCGGGACCCCGCTCGGACTGATCGCCGTCGTCGTCCTCGTCGTCGTCGCCGCGGCCGGCGGCGCGGTGTGGTACCGACGGCGGTGATCCGATGACGGGACACGCCACCTGCGGAGACGGGGAACGCCCCCGGTCTCGGCGACCCGTGACGGCGCGTAGACGCCGGACAGTGACGCGAGAGAGGCCGGGACGCCGGACAGCGGGGCGTCGGTGACCGCAGTCGACCGCCTCATCGAGCGGATCGACCGCCTCGTCACGGAGCGACCGGTGGCGGTTCTCGCGGTCTTTCTGCTCGTCACCGTCGTCTTCGCCGGCGGCCTGACCGGCATCGAGACCAGCGCGGGCGCGGACCAGTTCACGCAGGACATCCCCGCCCAGCAGGCGCTCGACGACATCGACGAGGAGTTCGAGACCTCGATCGGCGGATCCGCGACCTCCGCGCAGGTGATCGTCTCCGACGACAACGTCCTCTCCCGCGATGCGCTGGTCAGGACCTTGGAGACCCAACACCGGCTGGAGTCGCGCTCGGCGCTCCGGGTCGCGTCGACGTCGAGCCACGCGGATGCGATCGCGCGGCAGCTGGACCCGGCGGCCGAGAGCCCGGCGGAGCGCCGCGACGCCGTGACGGAGGCGACGCCCGCCGAACTGCGGACCGCAGTCGCCGACGCGGACGCGGCCGGCGCGGTCGCGCCGCAGGTGTCCGTCGACTACAACCCCACCGCACAGCGGGCCGGCACCGCCATCGTGGGGATCACCTACGACCTGCCCGACGCGGCGACGACGGCGCGGGTGACGGAGCTCCAGACCCGCAGCGTCGACGTCGTCGACTCGGTCCCGGGCAACGAGGCCGGGGAGAACGCGATCCTCTTCGGCGACGGCGTCCTCCAGTCGGAGATCACCGCGCTGTTGACCGACACCGCGATCATCGTCTTCCCGGCGGCGCTGGTACTGATCGTCGGGTTCCTGATCTTCGCGTATCGCGACCCGATCGACATGGCGATCGGCATCTCGGCGCTGCTCGTTTCGCTCCTCTGGACGTTCGGCTTCATGGGGTACGCCGGGATCCCGTTCTCGGACTCGCTCGTGACCGTCTTCCCGCTCCTGCTCGCGGTCGGGATCGACTTCGGGATCCACATCGTCAACCGCTACCGCGAGGAGCGCGCGACAGGGACCGGGATCGGGGCGTCGATGCGGACCACGACCGACCAGCTGCTCGTCGCCTTCCTCCTCGTGACGATCACCACCGTGTTCGGACTCGTCTCTAACGTGGTGAGTCCGTTCGACCCCAACCGCGACTTCGGGATCGTCGCGGCCGCCGGGATCGTCTTCACGCTCCTGATATTCAGCGTCTACCTTCCGGCGGCGAAGGTCCTCGCCGACCGGTGGCGCGAGCGACTGCCGATCCCGAAGTTCGGAACGACCGCGCTCGGATCGGGCGGCTCGCGGCTCGCGCGCGTCCTCCACGTCGGCGTCGACCTCTCCCGTCTCGCCCCGGTCGTCGTCGTCGCCCTCCTCCTCGTCGGCGGCGCGGCCGGCGGCGCGTACGGCACCGGCGTGAACACGGAGTTCTCGGAAGAGGCGTTCTTCCCCGACCAGGACCGGCTAGAGACGTACGCCGACCTGCCGGAGCCGTTCGCGCCGACGGAGTACACGTTCCTCGACGTGTTGACGCTGTTCGAGGAGGAGTTCGAACAGAACTTCGGCGGGTCCGTGACGCTGTACGTCGACCAGTCGGTCAGAGACGACGACGCCTTAGAGCTGATCGACCGGACCATGCGGAACCCCCCCGAGACCTTCGCGACGACCGACGAGCGCCGCGCGGCCGCGACGAGCGTCGTCACCGTGATCGACGACCGGGCCGCACAGGACCCCGAGTTCGCCGCGGTGGTCGAGCGCAACGACCGCCTCGGCAACGGCGTGCCGGACCGGAACGTCGACGAGGTGTACGACGCGCTCCTCGACTCCCCGGCCGAGACGCAGGCGCGCGGCTACGTGGCCGCCGACCGCGGTAGCGCGCGGATCGACTACACGATCCGACCCGGCGTCGACAACTCCGAGGCGGTCGCGGACGTGCGCGCCCTCGCCGAGCGCACCCCGCTCGAAGCCGTCCCGACCGG belongs to Halorubrum sp. DM2 and includes:
- a CDS encoding DUF2071 domain-containing protein, giving the protein MIGRRWLEMTWRDGLFAHWPVDPEVVAAALPDGLDVATHDGDAYLGVVPFVMDDIRPRGVPMGLSFPELNLRTYVEGPNGPGVYFHSLDADDRLGVAVARGLFRLPYYRAETDVRHGDGSAADVRHGDGSAADVRHGDGDAADGRSVRFTSRRVHRGVPHARFDATYAPTGEAFTPEPGSLPAFLLENYRFYTAGEGGRLYVGEIDHEPWTLRPATAEIRSNTLFAANGFDRPDGDPILHYAEPIAVTADRIRRV
- a CDS encoding cation diffusion facilitator family transporter, which codes for MLSPFGSGDRARFQRAAAVNVVGNAVKIAVVGATGLAFGSVALLADAAHSVADLVASAVVFVWGGSRYESADETHPHGHQRIEPLTALFVGATVVILGLLLLRESVLGFVGPVEVRPSPLLVGALLFAMADMYLLYRYTELVNADLGSTALDALAVDSLNDIYTTVAALVGVFGVLLNVPVLDPVAGALVSALVVYQGIEIGRENVTYLVGAAPPPGDRDRVVAALRDHAAVEGVHDLTVFYDGTDLEVEVHVEVDGAMTLREAHDVETELVTSLRGLEDVGDVHVHLDPSGLGEWKDAPDAVDAPPE
- a CDS encoding HD domain-containing protein; the protein is MVPVGVEIKETEVSDEDFKEMKGFVRDYLAASVESEDDGGRMRWYPWHSSSYRFNHILNVVDLATEIAEAEGADVDVVRVAAVFHDVAKLEAEQDVHAEAGARVTREYLQSRGNYPESFIEEVCGAVVDHSYTGDLAAVPLESRCLIEADVLDKVGANGAVLMLLRMGYESRTHMDSAKMVDRVLQRAYDHTERVVSDTAESIAHQRIKRVKWLREWLEEEVSHMDAEGVTDR
- a CDS encoding TetR/AcrR family transcriptional regulator: MDDPFAEPSDTRQAILGAAFRALCEHGYANVTIQRIGDEFDKSPSLVYHHYDGKDELLIDLLEYLLDQFEASIADGSAESSEGDAPSKGDEPSECRDGTAGERTEIAPEAAFDRSARDQLDGYLTAAVDPDSLNDEYAPDAQFVTVMTELRAQAASDAAYRDHFDRSDRVFGAYLERLVREAATEAQRDDESTETAGPGGEAVDPGEVAATLQTFATGGMFRWATTGDRGWTTPSRTGIDRYLETVLPRVDPDAAESGGGN
- a CDS encoding MMPL family transporter, with protein sequence MTAVDRLIERIDRLVTERPVAVLAVFLLVTVVFAGGLTGIETSAGADQFTQDIPAQQALDDIDEEFETSIGGSATSAQVIVSDDNVLSRDALVRTLETQHRLESRSALRVASTSSHADAIARQLDPAAESPAERRDAVTEATPAELRTAVADADAAGAVAPQVSVDYNPTAQRAGTAIVGITYDLPDAATTARVTELQTRSVDVVDSVPGNEAGENAILFGDGVLQSEITALLTDTAIIVFPAALVLIVGFLIFAYRDPIDMAIGISALLVSLLWTFGFMGYAGIPFSDSLVTVFPLLLAVGIDFGIHIVNRYREERATGTGIGASMRTTTDQLLVAFLLVTITTVFGLVSNVVSPFDPNRDFGIVAAAGIVFTLLIFSVYLPAAKVLADRWRERLPIPKFGTTALGSGGSRLARVLHVGVDLSRLAPVVVVALLLVGGAAGGAYGTGVNTEFSEEAFFPDQDRLETYADLPEPFAPTEYTFLDVLTLFEEEFEQNFGGSVTLYVDQSVRDDDALELIDRTMRNPPETFATTDERRAAATSVVTVIDDRAAQDPEFAAVVERNDRLGNGVPDRNVDEVYDALLDSPAETQARGYVAADRGSARIDYTIRPGVDNSEAVADVRALAERTPLEAVPTGSLVVNEAVIDLLTESAIRSLFTAFGLTALFLALSYAYLEGKAVYGLLNLVPVLVTVGLLVGSMRLLDIPLTPINAPILSVSIGLGVDYTVHFVHRFVDEYKSGLPVDEALDVTIAGTGGALTGSMLTTVSGLGVLWLAVIPLLRDFGVLLALGVFYAYLCSILLVPSLVVVWDRYGGYVGLGLDGGLRESSAEGGR